In Micromonospora purpureochromogenes, a single window of DNA contains:
- the trmD gene encoding tRNA (guanosine(37)-N1)-methyltransferase TrmD: MRVDVVSIFPEYFAPLDLSLIGRARENGTLRLAVHDLRSWTHDVHRTVDDTPYGGGPGMVMRPEPWGEALDALAPDELSPDGHTLPRLLVPSPAGVRFTQAMAHELAAESHLLFACGRYEGIDQRVLEHAATRMRVTEVSLGDYVLFGGEVAVLVILEAVTRLLPGVLGNAGSLDEESHAHGLLEAPMYTKPATWRGHEVPEVLRSGDHGRIARWRRDEALARTAARRPDMIAALPPKSLDKRDVAALDRAGLQLPPGDVAK; this comes from the coding sequence ATGCGCGTCGACGTCGTGTCGATCTTCCCGGAGTACTTCGCCCCGCTGGATCTGTCGCTGATCGGCCGGGCCCGGGAGAACGGGACGCTGCGGCTGGCCGTACACGATCTGCGGAGCTGGACCCACGACGTGCACCGCACGGTCGACGACACGCCCTACGGCGGCGGCCCGGGCATGGTCATGCGGCCGGAGCCGTGGGGCGAGGCGCTCGACGCCCTCGCCCCCGACGAGCTCAGCCCGGACGGACACACCCTGCCCCGGCTCCTGGTGCCCTCGCCGGCCGGCGTCCGGTTCACCCAGGCCATGGCCCACGAGCTGGCCGCCGAGTCGCACCTGCTCTTCGCCTGCGGCCGGTACGAGGGCATCGACCAGCGGGTGCTGGAACACGCCGCGACCCGGATGCGGGTCACCGAGGTCTCCCTCGGCGACTACGTGCTCTTCGGCGGCGAGGTGGCGGTGCTGGTGATCCTGGAGGCGGTCACCCGACTGCTGCCCGGGGTGCTCGGCAACGCCGGCTCGCTGGACGAGGAGTCGCACGCGCACGGGCTGCTGGAGGCCCCGATGTACACCAAGCCGGCGACCTGGCGCGGGCACGAGGTGCCGGAGGTGCTCCGCTCCGGCGACCACGGGCGAATCGCCCGGTGGCGGCGCGACGAGGCGCTGGCCCGCACCGCCGCCCGGCGGCCCGACATGATCGCCGCGCTGCCCCCGAAGAGCCTGGACAAACGGGACGTCGCCGCGTTGGACCGGGCCGGATTGCAGCTGCCGCCGGGGGATGTGGCAAAGTAG
- the rpsP gene encoding 30S ribosomal protein S16 — protein MAVKIRLLRMGKIRNPQYRIVIADSRTKRDGRAIEFVGVYQPKEDPSVIEVKSDRVQYWLSVGAQPSEAVQRLLELTGDWQKFKGLPAPPPLKVAPERADRKAAYEAEAKAAAGLAPEAPAKPAKKAAKAEAPKTEAPKTEAPAEAPKTEAPAEAPAAAADAGEQA, from the coding sequence GTGGCCGTAAAGATCCGGCTCCTGCGGATGGGCAAGATCCGCAACCCGCAGTACCGCATCGTCATCGCCGACTCGCGCACCAAGCGCGACGGTCGGGCGATCGAGTTCGTCGGCGTGTACCAGCCGAAGGAAGACCCTTCGGTGATCGAGGTCAAGTCGGACCGGGTCCAGTACTGGCTCTCCGTCGGCGCGCAGCCGAGCGAGGCGGTGCAGCGTCTGCTGGAGCTGACCGGTGACTGGCAGAAGTTCAAGGGCCTGCCGGCCCCGCCGCCGCTGAAGGTCGCCCCCGAGCGCGCCGACCGCAAGGCGGCGTACGAGGCCGAGGCGAAGGCCGCCGCCGGCCTGGCTCCGGAGGCCCCGGCCAAGCCGGCGAAGAAGGCCGCCAAGGCCGAGGCGCCGAAGACGGAGGCGCCGAAGACCGAGGCTCCGGCCGAGGCGCCGAAGACCGAGGCTCCGGCCGAGGCCCCGGCCGCTGCTGCCGACGCCGGTGAGCAGGCCTGA
- a CDS encoding DUF402 domain-containing protein, translating into MRPGGPADRFAPGRLILHRNVRRGRIGWVRPGRVVSDDERGLLIWIARDSPVAHEVTEAGLGMRAMPFAEWISSSYRLARGRWSGPPLLKFLPTGAAHSVWWFSDARGRFANWYVNLEEPGVRWDDGQVAGVDVVDQDLDVVVYPDHSWRWKDEEEFAERLAFPDDYWVADEAAVRAEGERVIARAEAGVFPFDGTWCDFVPPPDWDVPDELPPGWDRPPVR; encoded by the coding sequence GTGCGCCCGGGCGGTCCCGCCGACCGGTTCGCGCCGGGTCGGCTGATCCTGCACCGCAACGTGCGGCGCGGCCGGATCGGCTGGGTCCGGCCGGGCCGGGTGGTCAGCGACGACGAGCGCGGACTGCTGATCTGGATCGCCCGGGACAGCCCGGTCGCCCACGAGGTCACCGAGGCCGGCCTGGGGATGCGGGCGATGCCGTTCGCCGAGTGGATCTCCTCGTCGTACCGGCTGGCGCGCGGCCGGTGGAGCGGCCCGCCCCTGCTGAAGTTCCTGCCCACCGGGGCGGCCCACTCGGTGTGGTGGTTCTCCGACGCGCGGGGCCGGTTCGCCAACTGGTACGTCAACCTGGAGGAGCCGGGCGTCCGCTGGGACGACGGCCAGGTCGCCGGGGTCGACGTGGTGGACCAGGACCTCGACGTGGTGGTGTACCCGGACCACAGCTGGCGGTGGAAGGACGAGGAGGAGTTCGCGGAGCGGCTCGCCTTCCCCGACGACTACTGGGTGGCCGACGAGGCGGCGGTACGGGCCGAGGGGGAGCGGGTGATCGCCCGGGCCGAGGCCGGGGTGTTCCCGTTCGACGGCACCTGGTGCGACTTCGTCCCGCCGCCGGACTGGGACGTACCCGACGAACTGCCGCCCGGCTGGGACCGTCCGCCGGTCCGCTGA
- a CDS encoding RNA-binding protein, with protein sequence MPTPVSRPDMPLRPALEHLVKGIVDHPDDVRVRMVDSRRGKRLEVRVHPEDLGTVIGRSGRTAKALRQVIGSIGGRGVRVDIVDSY encoded by the coding sequence CTGCCGACGCCGGTGAGCAGGCCTGACATGCCGCTGCGTCCCGCGCTGGAGCACCTGGTCAAGGGCATCGTGGATCACCCGGACGACGTGCGTGTCCGGATGGTCGACTCCCGTCGGGGCAAGCGGCTCGAGGTCCGCGTGCACCCCGAGGACCTCGGCACTGTGATCGGGCGGTCCGGCCGGACCGCCAAGGCACTGCGCCAGGTGATCGGCTCCATCGGTGGACGCGGAGTACGCGTCGACATCGTCGACTCGTACTGA
- the rimM gene encoding ribosome maturation factor RimM (Essential for efficient processing of 16S rRNA): protein MLIVGRIGKPHGIRGEVTVEVRTDEPEARFAPGTVLRTEPGATAPANPAPGPGVPFAVPAELTIEAARWHQGRMLVAFEGILGREVAEALRGTLLGVDSADVAPPEDSEEFHDHQLVGLAAVTPAGEHLGEVARIDHAPASDLLVLRRPEGRTALIPFVKAIVPEVDLAGGRVVVDPPAGLLDL from the coding sequence CTGCTCATCGTCGGCAGGATCGGCAAACCGCACGGCATCCGCGGTGAGGTCACCGTGGAGGTGCGGACCGACGAGCCCGAAGCGCGTTTCGCCCCCGGCACGGTTCTTCGGACCGAGCCGGGGGCGACCGCCCCGGCCAATCCCGCCCCCGGTCCCGGCGTTCCGTTCGCGGTCCCCGCGGAGCTGACCATCGAGGCGGCCCGCTGGCACCAGGGCCGGATGCTGGTCGCCTTCGAGGGCATCCTCGGCCGCGAGGTCGCCGAGGCGCTGCGCGGCACCCTGCTCGGCGTGGACAGCGCCGACGTCGCGCCGCCGGAGGACTCCGAGGAGTTCCACGACCACCAACTGGTCGGTCTCGCCGCGGTCACTCCGGCCGGCGAACACCTGGGCGAGGTGGCCCGGATCGACCACGCCCCCGCGTCGGACCTGCTGGTCCTGCGCCGCCCCGAGGGGCGTACCGCGCTGATCCCCTTCGTCAAGGCGATCGTCCCCGAGGTCGATCTCGCCGGCGGTCGCGTCGTGGTCGACCCGCCGGCCGGTCTGCTCGACCTCTGA